In a genomic window of Borrelia maritima:
- a CDS encoding tetratricopeptide repeat protein, translated as MTRNNLLVLFIVIVFVFVSIIIVFYSSLGKDYVKTGGEIVENLEKDLNDYLKENDAKEREKISLRIKELVLKEKEISSYFISRFYLARAVYLQSQAQYDEAIKDLDVVIKAKGIESEIAFLSKAAVYEKMGLKEDALLVYEEFIKSTSLGFLKVRALLSKAILIEEKDKNLAIKVYEEIVKFPYENNLYVNIANNKILELKQN; from the coding sequence ATGACTAGGAATAATCTTTTGGTTTTATTTATTGTTATTGTTTTTGTGTTTGTATCTATTATTATTGTTTTTTATAGTTCTTTAGGCAAAGATTATGTAAAGACTGGTGGAGAAATAGTAGAAAATCTTGAAAAGGATTTAAATGATTATTTAAAAGAAAATGATGCTAAAGAGAGAGAAAAAATATCTCTTAGGATCAAGGAACTTGTTTTAAAGGAAAAAGAAATTTCATCTTACTTTATTTCAAGGTTTTATTTAGCTAGAGCTGTTTATTTGCAAAGTCAAGCACAGTATGATGAGGCTATTAAGGATTTGGATGTTGTTATTAAGGCAAAAGGCATTGAAAGTGAAATTGCTTTTCTAAGTAAAGCTGCAGTTTATGAAAAAATGGGATTAAAAGAAGACGCTTTATTAGTTTATGAGGAGTTTATTAAAAGCACTAGTTTAGGGTTTTTAAAGGTAAGAGCTCTTTTGAGTAAAGCAATATTGATTGAAGAAAAGGATAAGAACCTTGCTATAAAAGTATATGAAGAGATTGTTAAGTTTCCTTATGAAAATAATTTATATGTAAATATAGCAAATAACAAAATTTTAGAACTTAAGCAAAATTAA